In the genome of Vicia villosa cultivar HV-30 ecotype Madison, WI linkage group LG7, Vvil1.0, whole genome shotgun sequence, one region contains:
- the LOC131616096 gene encoding uncharacterized protein LOC131616096: MNGEEEEIAEEVEAMKSVYENDCTILHSIPPHFHLSLKPRTANVSSHQFVEIVLEVHATPQYPKEAPSVALVDCKGLDQHRQKHLLDHIESKAKELSPGLMLVALCEEAVEKLSEMNHPDGDCPLCLFPLVTEDHQSETLPFMKLMSCFHCFHSECIIRWWNWLESSKQTGSSNSDNATAHRNRDKHEKLEEGAGNCPVCRKPFHAKDLDHVLDLVGSHSSKESLNNEVDNEENILQSEDEIIRKQRFEAILSLQKENNGLIEPKKDIVILPGMYLQQPVAVPDSTSTKEPDETEQHERDPPAVSSGKHVSGTSNGPSSSGNRNFGGRRHRPRGDHHHSSSTARPRDDHHHSSLTARPRGDHHHSRFIARPRGDHHHSSSTARPRDDHNHSSSTARPRDDHNHSSSTARPRDDHHHSSSTARKPVQQWVVRRDTPSNKQ; this comes from the exons ATGAACGGCGAAGAAGAAGAAATAGCTGAAGAAGTTGAAGCCATGAAATCCGTCTACGAAAACGATTGCACCATTCTCCATTCCATTCCTCCTCACTTCCATCTCTCCCTCAAACCCAGAACCGCCAATGTTTCCTCTCATCAG TTTGTAGAAATTGTTCTTGAGGTGCATGCAACTCCACAG TATCCAAAAGAAGCACCTTCTGTTGCTCTTGTGGATTGCAAGGGTTTAGATCAACATAGACAAAAGCATTTATTGGATCATATAGAAAGTAAAGCCAAGGAGCTCTCCCCTGGATTAATGCTTGTAGCTCTTTGTGAG gaAGCTGTAGAGAAACTATCAGAGATGAACCATCCTGATGGTGATTGTCCATTGTGTTTATTCCCTTTGGTCACAGAAGATCACCAAAGTGAAACCTTGCCTTTTATGAAGTTAATGTCTTGCTTTCACTGTTTTCACAG TGAATGTATTATTAGATGGTGGAATTGGCTTGAGAGTTCTAAACAAACAGGGTCTTCCAATTCAGATAATGCAACAGCTCATCGTAACCGGG ataagCATGAAAAATTGGAAGAGGGTGCTGGAAACTGCCCTGTCTGTCGCAAACCTTTTCATGCCAAAGATTTGGACCATGTGCTTGACCTAGTTGGCTCACATTCTTCCAAAGAG AGTTTGAATAATGAAGTCGATAATGAGGAAAACATCCTTCAATCTGAGGACGAGATCATCAGAAAACAGAGGTTTGAAGCCATCTTAAGTTTACAGAAGGAGAACAATGGTTTGATTGAACCCAAAAAAGATATAGTAATATTGCCTGGTATGTATCTTCAACAACCGGTTGCAGTGCCCGACTCCACATCAACCAAGGAACCTGATGAGACTGAGCAACATGAAAGAGATCCACCTGCAGTTTCGTCTGGAAAACATGTTAGTGGGACCTCAAATGGACCGAGTTCTAGTGGGAACAGGAATTTTGGTGGAAGGAGGCATAGACCAAGAGGTGATCATCATCACTCTAGTTCGACCGCAAGACCAAGAGATGACCATCATCACTCTAGTTTGACTGCAAGACCTAGAGGTGATCATCATCACTCTAGGTTTATTGCAAGACCAAGAGGTGATCATCATCACTCTAGTTCGACTGCAAGACCAAGAGATGATCATAATCACTCTAGTTCGACTGCAAGACCAAGAGATGATCATAATCACTCTAGTTCAACTGCAAGACCAAGAGATGATCATCATCACTCTAGTTCGACTGCAAGAAAACCAGTCCAACAATGGGTGGTtcgaagagatactcctagcaatAAGCAATAG